In the genome of Sphingomonas naphthae, one region contains:
- a CDS encoding Y-family DNA polymerase, producing the protein MPSSASPRRYLAIHLPFLAMHAWEEAGLGENRSPQGEGIITVFTEKHANAMRLTALSPRAQAIGLTVGLTLADARAREPGIAAVDRDHAAEARLLGRLLAGLVRYTPMAAAEPPDGLMLDITGCTHFYRGEMGLRADVDRRLAAARVIARTAIGHTPQAARALARFGGRNLMALPVAALEAPPEVELALRRAGLKTIADLAGRPRGPLAARFGDLPLRLARLLGEEDKRITPHRVPPPVAAVRRFAEPVARTEHALAVLAELVAEAGAELERRGQGGRRFEARFFRSDGAIAALAVETGRPARDPAILDRLFRERLEALSDPLDPGFGYDLIRLDVPRAEPMGVTQPGLDAPVEEAKEDMVALVDRLSARMGRRRLSRAQPHASHIPERAVAPLPPEAAPAAWGATEPGEPPLRPLLLFDPPQPVEVVAGTPDGPPKRFTWRRTAYQVATAEGPERIAPEWWRRLTSTGRTRDYYRIEDGAGHRFWLFRSGLFGDEGDPPRWYIHGRFA; encoded by the coding sequence ATGCCCTCTTCCGCCTCGCCCCGCCGCTATCTGGCGATCCATCTGCCCTTCCTGGCGATGCACGCCTGGGAGGAGGCTGGGCTGGGTGAGAACCGCTCCCCTCAAGGGGAGGGAATCATTACGGTCTTCACCGAAAAACACGCCAACGCGATGCGCCTCACCGCGCTCAGCCCGCGAGCGCAGGCGATCGGGCTCACCGTCGGCCTCACCCTCGCCGACGCCCGCGCGCGCGAACCGGGCATCGCCGCCGTCGATCGCGATCATGCCGCCGAGGCGCGGCTGCTCGGGCGGCTGCTGGCGGGGCTGGTGCGCTACACGCCGATGGCGGCCGCCGAGCCGCCCGACGGGCTGATGCTCGACATCACCGGCTGCACCCATTTCTATCGCGGCGAGATGGGCCTGCGCGCCGATGTCGATCGGCGCCTCGCCGCCGCGCGGGTGATCGCGCGCACCGCGATCGGGCACACGCCGCAGGCCGCCCGCGCGCTCGCCCGCTTCGGCGGACGCAATCTGATGGCGCTGCCCGTCGCCGCACTGGAGGCCCCGCCCGAGGTGGAACTGGCGCTGCGCCGCGCCGGCCTCAAGACGATCGCCGATCTCGCCGGGCGTCCGCGTGGGCCGCTGGCGGCGCGCTTCGGCGATCTGCCGCTGCGCCTCGCCCGGCTGCTCGGCGAGGAGGACAAGCGCATCACGCCGCACCGTGTGCCGCCCCCCGTCGCCGCCGTCCGCCGCTTCGCCGAGCCGGTCGCCAGGACCGAGCATGCGCTGGCGGTGCTGGCCGAACTCGTCGCCGAGGCGGGCGCCGAACTGGAGCGGCGCGGGCAAGGCGGGCGGCGGTTCGAGGCGCGCTTCTTCCGCAGCGACGGGGCCATCGCCGCGCTGGCGGTCGAGACCGGCCGCCCGGCGCGCGACCCCGCGATCCTCGACCGGCTGTTCCGCGAACGGCTGGAGGCGCTCTCCGACCCGCTCGATCCGGGCTTCGGCTATGATCTGATCCGCCTCGACGTGCCGCGCGCCGAGCCGATGGGCGTCACCCAGCCTGGACTCGACGCGCCGGTAGAGGAGGCGAAGGAGGATATGGTCGCGCTGGTCGATCGACTTTCGGCGCGGATGGGCCGGCGGCGGCTGTCGCGCGCGCAACCCCATGCCAGCCACATCCCCGAACGCGCCGTCGCGCCCCTGCCGCCCGAGGCCGCGCCCGCCGCCTGGGGGGCAACCGAGCCGGGCGAGCCCCCGCTGCGCCCCCTGCTCCTCTTCGATCCGCCCCAGCCGGTCGAGGTGGTCGCCGGCACGCCCGATGGCCCGCCGAAGCGCTTCACCTGGCGCCGCACCGCCTATCAGGTCGCGACGGCCGAGGGGCCGGAGCGGATCGCTCCCGAATGGTGGCGGCGCCTCACCAGCACGGGCCGCACGCGCGATTATTACCGGATCGAGGATGGCGCTGGCCACCGCTTCTGGCTGTTCCGATCGGGCCTGTTCGGCGACGAGGGCGATCCCCCGCGCTGGTACATCCACGGCCGCTTCGCGTGA